From a single Nostoc edaphicum CCNP1411 genomic region:
- a CDS encoding 5-(carboxyamino)imidazole ribonucleotide synthase yields the protein MKRVGVIGGGQLAWMMADAAQKLGVELIVQTPSVHDPAVSIAQETVFAPVDDASATEILAKKCDVITFENEFVNLQALSGLAQQGVCFRPKLEALAPLLDKYHQRCYLRDLDLPVPQFFALDEVENIKSKIEYLGFPVVLKSRRHGYDGQGTFIIQDFAILEQKLSDESTTKTLNQSLFLLEEFVPFERELAIIAARSVEGEIVTYPVVETQQEQQVCRRVIAPAEITPNQVAEIQAIAHTLLNSLEVVGIFGIELFLRADGKILVNEIAPRTHNSGHFSLDACETSQFEQHLRAVCGLPLGNPALQCTGAVMVNLLGYENSHSDYQSQRQQIAEIPQAHVHWYGKTESRPGRKLGHVTVLLDNQNQESATAYANDIAHTIESIWYPR from the coding sequence ATGAAACGTGTTGGTGTAATTGGTGGTGGACAACTTGCCTGGATGATGGCGGATGCAGCACAGAAGCTAGGAGTAGAATTAATAGTACAAACTCCAAGCGTTCACGACCCGGCCGTGTCAATCGCTCAGGAAACTGTTTTCGCGCCAGTTGATGATGCAAGTGCTACAGAAATATTAGCTAAAAAATGCGATGTCATCACCTTTGAAAACGAATTTGTTAACCTGCAAGCTTTATCTGGTTTAGCACAGCAAGGCGTTTGTTTCCGTCCAAAATTAGAAGCTTTAGCTCCTCTTTTAGATAAATATCATCAGCGTTGCTATTTACGCGACTTGGACTTACCAGTTCCTCAATTTTTCGCCCTTGACGAGGTGGAAAATATCAAATCAAAAATAGAATATCTAGGTTTTCCAGTAGTTTTGAAATCTCGCCGTCATGGTTATGATGGTCAAGGTACTTTCATAATTCAGGATTTTGCTATTTTAGAACAAAAGTTAAGTGATGAAAGCACAACAAAGACTTTAAATCAATCACTATTCTTGTTAGAAGAATTTGTCCCTTTTGAAAGAGAACTAGCAATAATTGCAGCTCGTTCTGTGGAGGGAGAAATTGTCACTTACCCAGTAGTGGAAACCCAACAAGAACAACAAGTGTGTCGGCGGGTGATTGCACCAGCCGAGATTACGCCCAATCAAGTAGCAGAAATCCAAGCGATCGCACATACTCTATTAAATAGCCTAGAAGTAGTGGGAATTTTTGGAATTGAGCTATTTCTCAGGGCTGATGGCAAAATCCTGGTAAATGAAATTGCGCCCCGTACCCACAATTCTGGGCATTTTTCTCTTGACGCTTGCGAAACTTCTCAGTTTGAGCAACACCTCAGAGCCGTTTGTGGTTTACCTTTAGGAAATCCAGCTTTGCAGTGTACTGGTGCTGTGATGGTCAACCTGCTGGGGTATGAAAATTCTCACAGCGACTACCAAAGCCAGCGTCAACAAATAGCGGAGATTCCCCAAGCGCATGTTCACTGGTATGGGAAGACAGAATCACGACCTGGGCGAAAGTTGGGACATGTCACTGTTTTGCTGGATAATCAAAATCAAGAATCGGCGACTGCATACGCCAACGACATCGCCCACACCATAGAATCTATCTGGTATCCCAGGTAA